DNA sequence from the Novosphingobium sp. KACC 22771 genome:
GCGTGCTGGGGGGCGGGCTGGCGCTGGTGCTGGCCTTTGCGCTGGGCGGGTCGCTGCCTTTGCTGCGCACCCGCCCGGCTCAGGCGCTTAGAGAACTTTAACGGAAGACATCCGCCATGCCGCGGCCGCGTGGATCATCGCCATAGCGGTTGCGGCCATAGGTGCCGTCGAGGCAGAAGAAGATCAGCAGCACAAACCAGCCGATGAACGGCACCAGCCACACCAGCAGCCACCAGCCCGACCGATCAATGTCATGCAGCCGCCGGATGGAAACCGTATAGCTGGGGATCATCGTGAACAGGGCGATCAGGCCGATAAGGAACTGGCCCAGCAGGCTGGTTTGCGTGCCCCAATAGAAATTCATGCCGCTAGAATAGGACACCGGCGAGCCGAAAAGCGCCATGATCGCCCCGTTCACCACCCACAGGGCAA
Encoded proteins:
- a CDS encoding DUF805 domain-containing protein, with translation MNWVFLPLRRYFEISGRSQRREFWLYFIALWVVNGAIMALFGSPVSYSSGMNFYWGTQTSLLGQFLIGLIALFTMIPSYTVSIRRLHDIDRSGWWLLVWLVPFIGWFVLLIFFCLDGTYGRNRYGDDPRGRGMADVFR